CTTATGAAAAACTTACAGGACATGGTCTCCCTTTTCTCTCTTCCTCTAGGATCTCTCTGATAGGGAAGTAAGCCGCTTTCTTGCAGAGCTCGAAGATGTCTGATCCGGTGTAGCCTTCACATAAACGAGCTACGTGGTCATAGTCAATATCCGGTTCCACCCTCTCTCCTTTCAGTGTCACTTTCAGTATCTCTGCTCTCTCCTTGCGATCAGGCATTCCAATCTCAAATGCTTGAGGAAGACGCCTCAATATCGCTTCATCGAGCTCTGATGGTCTGTTAGTTGCAGCAAGGACCATAACCCTCGCA
This Raphanus sativus cultivar WK10039 unplaced genomic scaffold, ASM80110v3 Scaffold3871, whole genome shotgun sequence DNA region includes the following protein-coding sequences:
- the LOC130506987 gene encoding uncharacterized protein LOC130506987, with translation MANMKTEFMALWDGFSTDPNARVMVLAATNRPSELDEAILRRLPQAFEIGMPDRKERAEILKVTLKGERVEPDIDYDHVARLCEGYTGSDIFELCKKAAYFPIREILEEERKGRPCPVPRPLSQLDLEKVLATSKKTQVAAGEYCGLRGSKEPDEVEAAISGISKLLVSQFINLQAGSQDSRNRDHEEDN